Proteins encoded by one window of Microcebus murinus isolate Inina chromosome 2, M.murinus_Inina_mat1.0, whole genome shotgun sequence:
- the EPS8L3 gene encoding epidermal growth factor receptor kinase substrate 8-like protein 3, giving the protein MSRPSSRAIYLHRKEYSQHLTSEPTLLQHRVEHLMTCKLGTQRVREPKDALQKLQDMDAQGRVWSQDLILQVRNGWLQLLDIETKEELDSFRLDSIQAMDVALNTCSYNSVLSITVQELGLPGANTLLFQCQEMGAERLRTSLQKALEEEQEQSTPQFRALHPGQDRWRGPPLARPLPMEQAPTLERGLPPEQPYQTTPEHSLPSSPRPPPRHPSAQDLSAFTLPPPRRSPSPENPLRDEEVLNHVLRDIELFIGKLKEAQAKTSHKKKKRLGKRNKDQGRPTEAQYTDCLQKIKYSLNLLGTLAIRMQETSAPEVVHILFQTLDSILAEYPKDLAAQVISPLLTSKAINLLHSCLSPHESSLWKELGPAWTTSRADWTGDEPPLYQPTFYDGWQLPESSNQEPLGHQDSISFRERSPRLGSTTPFAQEKTHNHGPQPGDPNFRPSSPTLVKPALKMQVLYEFEARNPQELTVVQGEVLEILDQSKRWWLVKNTAGQSGYIPSNILEPLQLGTSGSQGQSPPRASMLRLSSRPEEVAAWLQAENFSTVTVRTLGALTGSQLLRMRPGEIQLLCPQEAPRVLTRLEAVRRMLGMSH; this is encoded by the exons ATGTCTCGGCCCAGCAGCAGAGCCATTTACT TGCACCGGAAGGAGTACTCCCAGCACCTCACCTCGGAGCCCACCCTCCTGCAGCACAGGGTGGAG CACTTGATGACGTGTAAGCTGGGGACTCAGAGAGTGCGAGAGCCCAAGGATGCCCTGCAGAAGCTGCAGGATATGGACGCGCAGGGCCGGGTGTGGAGCCAAGACTTGATCCTGCAGGTCAGAAACGGCTGGCTGCAGCTGCTGGACATCGAGACCAAG GAGGAGCTGGACTCTTTCCGCCTGGACAGCATACAGGCCATGGACGTAGCGCTCAACACCTGCTCCTACAACTCCGTCCTGTCCATCACCGTGCAGGAGTTGGGCCTGCCAGGCGCCAACACTCTGCTCTTCCAGTGCCAGGAAATGGGG GCAGAGCGGCTGAGGACCAGCCTGCAGAAGgccctggaggaggagcaggagcaaAG CACACCTCAATTTAGAGCCCTTCACCCAGGCCAGGACAGATGGAGGGGGCCTCCTCTGGCAAGGCCGCTCCCCATGGAGCAGGCACCCACTCTGGAGCGAGGGCTCCCTCCAGAGCAGCCCTACCAGACGACCCCAGAGCACA GCCTCCCCTCATCTCCGAGGCCCCCGCCACGCCACCCCAGTGCCCAAGACCTAAGTGCCTTCACTCTGCCTCCTCCAAGGCGGTCCCCATCCCCCGAGAACCCCCTGAGGGACGAG GAGGTGCTGAACCATGTGCTAAGGGACATCGAGCTGTTCATAGGAAAGCTGAAGGAGGCCCAGGCAAAGACCAGccataagaagaagaagagactTGGGAAAAGAAACAAGGATCAGGGCA GGCCAACAGAAGCACAGTACACCGACTGCTTACAGAAGATCAAGTACAGCTTGAACCTCCTG GGGACGTTGGCCATCAGGATGCAGGAGACGAGTGCCCCTGAGGTCGTGCACATCCTCTTCCAAACTCTGGACTCT ATCCTGGCCGAGTACCCCAAGGATCTAGCAGCCCAAGTGATCTCACCCCTGCTCACCTCCAAAGCCATCAACTTGCTACACTCCTGTCTAAGCCCACATGAGAGTAGCCTCTGGAAGGAGCTGGGCCCAGCCTGGACTACCAGCCG GGCTGACTGGACAGGCGATGAGCCCCCGCTCTACCAACCCACCTTTTATGATGGCTGGCAGCTTCCAGAGTCCTCCAACCAG GAACCCTTAGGACACCAGGACTCCATTTCCTTCCG AGAGAGAAGTCCTAGGTTAGGGAGCACCACACCTTTTGCTCAGGAGAAGACACACAACCATGGCCCTCAGCCTGGGGACCCCAACTTCCGGCCCTCCAGCCCCACACTTGTCAAGCCAGCCCTGAAAATGCAAGTCCTGTACGAGTTTGAAGCTAGAAACCCACAGGAACTGACTGTGGTCCAGGGAGAGGTGCTGGAG ATTCTCGACCAGAGCAAGCGGTGGTGGCTGGTGAAGAACACGGCAGGACAAAGTGGCTACATTCCCAGCAACATCTTGGAGCCCCTACAGCTGGGGACCTCCGGGAGCCAGGGCCAGTCGCCCCCTAGG GCTTCCATGCTTCGCCTCAGCTCGAGGCCTGAGGAGGTGGCGGCCTGGCTGCAGGCAGAGAACTTCTCCACTGT CACGGTGAGGACCCTCGGGGCCTTAACAGGGAGCCAGCTGCTTCGCATGAGACCCGGGGAGATACAGCTGCTGTGTCCACAGGAGGCCCCACGGGTCCTGACACGGCTGGAGGCTGTCAGAAGGATGCTGGGG ATGAGCCATTAG